The genomic DNA CACGGCTGCCGCCTTCTCGGCGGCGTCGGCCTCGATCGCGTCCTTCGCGGCACGTAGTTTTACCAGGCGCCCCTCACGGCGGGCCAGCTCCGGGGCGACCTCGTCCCCGCGCCGGTCCTGGCCGAACTGCTGATCCTCGGCCTCATCGACCGCCTCCGCCTCGGCGAGCAGCGCAGCGACCTCGGCTTGGAGCTGATCGATCTTCGGCACGATCCGGTCATAGCTCATCGCCTTATGCCGCGACGCGTTCGCAGCCAGCTTCGTGCCATCCAGCGCGACCCGCCCCAACCGCACCAGCCCCGCCTCCGCGCAGACCCGCAGCACCTGCAGGAACAACCCCGGCAGGGCATCCAGGTGACGCCGACGAAACCGGGCCAGCGACCGGTAGTCGGGCGCCTGGTTGCCCGACAGCCACCGGAAGGCGATGTCGCGCTTGCAGCGCCGCTCCAACTCACGAGACGAGGTCACGCCCGTCGCGTACGCGAACAGCAGCAGCTTCAACATCATCCGCGGGTCATACGGAGGCGCACCCGAGGCGGACGCGTACGACGCGTAGACCGGCGTCAGATCCAAGAGCTCTTCGACGACCTCGGAGATGAACCGGGCCTCATCATCCTCGTCCAGCCAGTCATCCAGACTCGGCGGGAGCAGGAAACACTGCCCCTGGTCATACCCACGGAACGTCTTGCCCGCACCCGCCGGTGCAGCCGATCCCGGCGCCCGCGCCTCACCCGGCTCGACCTCGAACAGACCCTCCAGGCTGGCAGTCACCGTCATGAATCGATTCTCCCAGCACCCCGCGCTATCCACCGGATTCACCCCGGCGCGTTAACGGAAGGATCTGACCCACGCACCTAGACGCACCAAAGTCACCCAGGAAGAGGTCCTGTAATGAAGTTAGACGGAGAAGTCATGGAAATACTTGAGGCATACGATCTGACTGGATCGTTGCGCGCGACCGCGGAGCTGACCGGTTGCTCGCACCACACCGTTGCGCGGCATGTTGCCGCTCGCGATGCCGGGAGACCGATCGCCGAGCCGGCGTTCCGGGGCCGGGTCACGGACCCGTTCCTGCCCAAGATCGAGGAATGGGTCGAGAAGTCTCTGGGCAAGATCCGGGCTGATAAGGCTCACGACAGGCTCGTCGCGCTGGGCTATGAGGGCTCTGAACGCTCGACCCGCCGGGCGGTCGCGCAGGTCCGCGCCGCTTACCGGCTCGGCCACGTCCGGGTGCACCGCCCCTGGATAACGGAGCCGGGGATGTGGTTACAGTACGACTTTGGCGACGGCCCGGTGATCGACGGGAAGAAGACGGTGTTGTTCGTGGCGTGGTTGGCGTGGTGTCGGTTCCGGATCGTCATTCCGCTGCGGGACCGGACCGCGCCGAGCGTGTTCGCGGCGTTGGATCGCACGTTTAGGACCGCTGGCGGCGCCCCGACCTATGTGCTGACCGACAACGAGAAAACGGTCACCGTGTCGCACATCGCCGGGGTCCCGGTGCGGAACCAGCAGACGGTGGACTTCGCCCGCCACTACGGGGTGACAGTGTTGACCTGTCAGCCGGCGGATCCGGCGTCCAAGGGCGGGGTGGAGTCCTCGGTGAAGCTCGCCAAGGCCGACATCGTCCCCAAGGACACGAACCTGTTACCCGAGTACGCCTCGTTCGCCGAGGTGGAAGCGGCGTGCGACGCGTTCATGGACCACGTCAACAACCGGGAACACCGCGCCACCCGGCGGAAGCCCGCGGCGATGCTCGAGGAAGAACAGCTCCGGCTGCACCGGGTCCCCGACACCGCGCACACGGTCGCGTTCGGGCTCTCGCGCAGCGTCCCGGACAACACCCCGATGGTCACGTTCGAGAATGGCCAGTACTCCGTCCCCGCTCACCTGCTCGGCGGCCGCGTGTTCGTCCGCTCCCACGGTGTCGGCACCGACGAGCAGGTCATCGTCGTGCACGTCGGCTCCGACGGCCCCGTCGAAGTCGCGCGGCATAACCGGGCCCGGCCGGGCAGTCCCGCGATCGATGACGCGCACTTCCCCGACCATCGGGAGAAGGTCCCGGGCGATTACACGATCAAGGCCAGGAGCGCCGCGGAGGCCGAGTTCCTCGGCATCGGCGCCGGCGCTCACGCCTGGCTGCTGGAAGCGGCCGCGGTGGGCACGGCGCGGATGAACGTGAAGATGGCCGAAGCGGTCGCGGTGGCGAAGATCAGCGGCACAGCCCAGGTCGACGCTGCGTTGGGTGAGGCGGCCACCTACGGGCGGTTCGCGACCGGTGACCTCGCGTCGATCCTCAACGCGGCCGTCTCCAAGGGCAAGGCGCACCGAGCCGATGAGAAAGCGTCGCTGGCGCAGGGCACCGCCGGCTGGGCGGCGATCGGGCAGCCCGTCACGCCCGGGGTCGACCTTGCCGTCACGGATGATCTGGAGGAGAGCGCGTGAGCGTCACCCAGGCTGCCGCGCCCGTCCTCCCCGCTGACCTCGAAGCGTTGATGCGGCAGTTAAAGATGCCCTACGCTCGCGCGTTGGCGCCGGAGCTGATCGCGACCGCGAAGTCCCAGCGGTGGGAACCGGCCGAGGTCATCAAGGCCCTCTTCGTCGAGGAGGTCACCGGCCGGGCCCGGTCCATGCTCGCCACGAGGCGCAAGGCCGCCGGGTTCCCGACCGGGAAGACCTTCGACACCTGGGACGAGTCCGCGTCCTCGATCCCGGTCCCGACGCAACAGGCACTGCGGACCCTGGAATGGATCGGCCGGAAGGAGAACGTCGTCGTCTGCGGGCCATCGGGCACGGGGAAGACGTTCTTCCTCGAGGCCCTCGGGCAACAGGTTGTCGAGGCCGGGATGCGGGTCGCGTGGTTCCGGCTCGAGGATCTCGGCGCGTTGGTCCGCGCGCACCGCTCCGATGACTCCGTCAGCCGGGTCGTGGCCCGGATCCTCCGCGCGGATCTGATCGTCGTCGATGACATCGGGCTACTCGAAGTCGGTGCGGACGCCGCCGAGGGCCTCTATCGACTCGTCGATGCCGCCTACGAGAAACGTTCCATCGCGGTGTCCTCGAACCTGCACCCCGCTGGGTTCGACGAACTCATGCCCAAGACCCTCGCGACGGCGACCGTCGACCGGCTGTTGCACCACGCGCACGTCTGCCAGACATCGGGCGACTCCATCCGGCTGACCCAGGCCCTCGCCGGGAAAGGAGTCACCGCGATGAACTAAACGACGACGCCCTCGACATGGCCAACGCCACCAACACCCTGGTGGGCAGATCTGTTGGCCATGAGTGGGCAGTTTCCGTGGCCACCAGCGGGCATTTCTGCTGGCCGCCCACGGGCAGTTCCTATTGGCCATTGACAGCCGACACCAACCTCAGGGACGTACGTCTCGATGGGAAGCACCGGAGCCGAGATCAACAATCGCGATGGAGCAATTCTCACAGGTACGTTCTTCAATCCTGCGGTCTACATCGGTAGCTATACGAGTGATGCCTACGTCGGGATCACCACGGTCAACACACCAGTCAATGGCACAGAGATTTGCTACTCCGGCTCCTTCAGCGGAACAACCTGCGGGAATATCGTCAGTCAACCCATCTACAACTACAGTCTCACGGGCGTAGGCAACATCACTGGGCTGATGACGGCCAACCCTCAAGGCCTCCCTGCCTTTGGGAACGGAGACAGTGGAGGGCCAGGTATTGCCGTGTTCCAGCACACCGACGGTACGCTTCGGATCTCCGCATCCACGATCATCTCGGCGATACCCAGCAACAATAAGAGCGCAAACTGCCAAGGAATCCCCGGGTCCGGCCCGGCCAACAGCACCAACCCCAACGATCGCCAGTGCAGCCACATCGGAATCGTAACGCGAGCGAAAGACATCGCCAGTTCCCTGGGCTATTCCATCAAAACCGTGCCGTAAAAATCAGAGACCCACGAAGAGCGAGCCGTAGGCCTCGGCCACGGCTCGCTCTTCGTATATACGGCCTACGCGGGGTCGGGAACCACCGGTAGACGTGCCGAAACAGTCCGCCAAAGGGCGGTTACGACTGGCCTTATCGACCGCTTCCTGGAACTAAGAAGCCACCTCGCACCGGAAACGATCGTTTCCGGCGAGGAGATGCTCCGCCGCCGTACCTCGTCCGACACCTTCCGCGAGGCAAGGCAGAGAGTCCCTGTCGAAATCATTTGCCGCTCCTCAAACTTTCCGTAACCAAACCGTTGCATTCGTTACCGCCCCGTTATACAGTGATCACACGGTGAATGTTTGCTGTGGCATCCACCGCATGTGATTGCAGGACACTCTTGGTGCAAGGGACAAGGGCCGGTCGGGAGCCTCTCCGACCGGCCCTTCACCGTTCCCACTAATCTGTATTCATGACGGATCGCAAGCTCGCGCTCGAGACCTGGGAGAGCCTTTTCCGCGCCCAGCACGAGCTCTTCATGGCAATGGCCGCCGACTTCGACGGCGCCGCCATCACTCAGGCCGAGTACGACGTGCTGCTCACGGTCGTCCGCTCCCCGGAGATGACTGCCAGGCTCCGCGACGTCACAGCGAACATGCTCATCAGCCAGCCGAGCGTGTCACGGCTCGTGGACCGCATGGTCTCGCGCGGACTGATCCAGAAGTGCCCCGATCCCGAAGACGGGCGCGGTGCACTGATCCGTGCGACCGAAGACGGCGCCCGCGCGTTCCGCGCGGTCGCGACAGTCCATGGGCGCTCGATCGCGCAGCGCATGTCGAAGCTCGACGACGATGAACTGCGCACGTTGCACTCGCTCACCGAGAAGCTCCGCGGCGACTGACGGGGACTACTGCCCCCTCGGGTCTGCATCGATTTCTGACATAGTCGATGCAGAAGCAGTCTTCGCAGATGCGGGGGCAGGGAGGGAACTTTCATGGAGATCGCCGGAGCTGTCGGCATTCTGATTCTCGTCGGCATCGCAGTCGTCGTCCTGATCGTAGTCGGGCTGATCGTGCTGTTGTTCGCGCGCAGCTGGATCAAGGTCGCCCGCGCGGATGAGGCGCTCGTCATCTCGGGTCGCAAGCAGAAGGTGCAGCGCGCCATCCTGTCTGCCGACGGGACGAGCAGCTCCGAGAGCGTCGATTCGCCTGTCACCGTGATCGTGAACGGCAAGTCGCTCGTCAACCCGATCACGCAGCGCCACGAGATCATCTCGCTGCGCTCGCGCCAGGTCTCCTTGAACGCTGAAGCCCAGTCGCTGGACAGCGTCACCTTGAACGTCGATGGTGTCGCGATCGTGAAGATCGGCTCCGACCCGCTCTACGTGCGCCGCGCCGCCGAGCGTTTCGCTTCGCAGGATGCCGCGATCGAGCAGTTCACCACCGAGCAGCTCGAGGGTGCGCTCCGCGGTATCGTAGCGACTCTCTCGGTCGTCGAGTTGATGCGCGACCGCAAGAAGTTCTCCGACCAGATCGCCGCCGACGTCTCGCAGGATCTGGCCGAACAGGGCCTCATCCTCGACTCGTTCCAGATCAAGGGCATCACCGACAAGGTCGGGTACATCCAGTCGCTCGGTGCCCCCGAGATCCACGCGAAACGCCAGTCCGCCGAGATCGCGCAGACGAACGCCGACCGAGCGATCAACCAGAAGAACATCGCCAACCAGGAATCCAACCTGGTCGAGCAGACCGCCCTCGACACCAACACCGCCAACTCGAACGCCGGTATCGGCCGCGCACGCGCCGAGGCCGAGCAGGCGGAGCACCTCGCCAGGGCGCAGGCCGAGCAGGCCGTGCTGCAGCAGCAGGCCGAGAACCGCCAGGCGCAGCTGGATGCCGACGTCAAGCGCGTCGCCGACGCCCAGCGCTACGAGGCGGAGACCCGCGCCCAGGCCGAGCTCTATACGCGCGAGAAGGCTGCAGAAGCAGGCGCCATCGAGCAGGTCAAGCAGGCAGAGGCACGGACCCGCATCGCCGAGCAGCAGGCAGAGGCCGACAAGGCCCGCGCGGCCGGTGAGGCCACGGCCGCCGAGGCGAAGGCGACCGGTGAGGCCAACGCCCTCCGCGCCCTCGCCGAAGCCGAGTCCGAAGCCCGCCGCCTCCGCGCCAACGCCGAGGCGGACGCCATCCGCGCCGAAGGTGAGGCGCGAGCCGCCGCCCTCGAGGCAGAGGCGAAGGCCATCGCATCCAACCAGGAGGCGTTCCTCTCTCAGCGCGTGCTCGACGTTCTGCCGACGATCATGGCCGAGTTCTCGAAGGGCTACGCCACGATCGGAAGCGTGTCGATCATCGGCAGCTCGGGCGAAGACGGCGCCTCGGGCGTGGTCGGCGCCGACAGCGCGAAGGCGCTGAAGTCGGTGTTCGACAGCGTGAGTTCGGCGACCGGCCTCGACCTCGCGGCCATCATCCAGGGCCAGGCCGTCGGTCGCGGCATCGGGGAGAGCATGGCGAGCGCTCAGGCGCCTGCTGCCACGAAGAAGCCGAAGGCGAAGGCGGCCGAGTCGGTTGCCGCTCCCCCGCCCCCGCCGGCGTCGGCCGAATAACCAGAAGTGCCAAGAGCGGATGCCGCGCGCCACATCGGCCGCGGCATCCGCTCTTCATCTTTCGCTCCTATGGGGTGCGCCGTCGCAGAGTGAGCGATGCCAGCACCAGCGCTCCCAGCATGAATGCGACCACGATCAGCAGCGGGCCGAACACATCCCACCCTTCTTCCCCCGCGGAGACGGCGTTGATCGTGTCGATCGCGTAGCTCAGCGGCAGCCAGTCCGAGATCGCGTGCAGCACGTCGGGCATCTGATCGCGCGGCATGAACAGCCCGCCGAGGATGATCTGCGGGAACACGAGCAACGGCATGAACTGCACCGCCTGGAACTCGGTCTGGGCGAAGGCACTCGCGAGCAGTCCGAGCGCGGTGCCCAACAGCGCGTCGACGACGGCGACGAGCCCGAGTTGCCACAGCGGTCCGTCGGTCTCGAGTCCGCAGACGAACACCGCGAACGAGACGGTGATCACAGCCTGCAGCAGCGCCATCAGCCCGAACGCCAGCGCGTAGCCGAGGATGAAGTCGCTCTTCGCCAAGGGCGTCGTCATCAGCCGCTCCAACGTTCCCGAACGGCGCTCGCGCAACGTCGTGATCGATGTGATCAGGAACATCACGATGAAGGGGAACAGCGCGAGGATCGGGCCGCCGAACTGGTCGAACACGCCCTCCTGATCGCTGAACAGCCACGCGAACAGGCCGACCAGCAGGCTCGGGGCGATCAGCATCAGCGCGATCGAGCGGGGGTCGTGCCGCAGCTGGGAGAGCACGCGACCCGCGGTCGCGAAGAGCCTGATGACGTTCATTCTCCCGTCTCCTCTCGGCGCGACCTGCGTGTGTCCAGATGCTGCTGCTGATCCCGTTCGATGAGGGCGAGGAACGCGGCATCCGGGTCTTCCGCCCCAGTGTCGGCGAGCAGCCCCTTCGGTGTCGTGTCGGCGATGATGCGGCCTGCGCGCATGAGCAGCAGCCGGTCGCAGCGCAGCGCCTCGTCCATGACATGACTCGACACGAGCAGGGTCACGCCGCGCTCGGCGAGACCTCTGAACTGGCCCCAGAGCTCCGCCCGCAGCAAAGGGTCGAGGCCGACGGTCGGCTCGTCGAGCACGACGAGCTCCGGAGATCCGACCAGTGCCATCGCCAGTGAGACGCGGCTTCCTTCACCGCCGCTGAGCGAGGATACGAGCTGATCCGCCTGTCCTGTGAGCCCGACGTCGGCGATCACGCGATCGACGGCATCGCGCGGTGCGCCGAGGAGCGCCCCGACATAGCGGAGGTTCTGCCGGATGGTCAGGTCGTCGTAGGCCGACGCATCCTGAGTGCCGTAGGCGACTCGGTGCCGCAGCACGCGCGATCCGGCCGGTTCGCCGAGCACCGTCACCGTGCCCGACTCGACGCGCTGCACCCCGACGATCGAGCGCATCAGCGTGGTCTTGCCGCACCCCGATGGGCCGAGCAGACCGGTGATCTGTCCGCGCGGGATCGACACGTCGACGCCGTCGAAGACGCGCATCTTCCCGCGTCGCACGCGCAACTGCGACACCTCCACGCTCGAGTTATTCATCATGTGATGAATTGTGCGCTTCGGATGCCGCGGCGTCAAGGCCCCGTGATGAGCACGGCGTTCAGTCGAAGAGGTACCTCTGCACGGTGGGGCCGATCCTCGCAACGAGCTCGTCGACACCCACGTCCGCGATGGGCGCCAGCTTCAGCACGTAGCGCGCCATCAGGAGACCGGCGATCTGCGAGGCCGCGAGCGTCGAACGCAGCGCCGCATCGTCGGTGTCGAGCGCGCGTGCGATGCGGCCGAGCAGTTCGCGCGAGAGGAATCCGGCCAGCACCGGAGTCGTGAGCTTGCTGCCGATCGCGGCGCGCATGAGTGCGACGCCGCGGCGGCGCACATCCGGCTGCTCGAACGCCTGCAGCACGAACCGCACGACGCGCTCGCCGACCTCGTCACGCGGGCCTGCGAGGATCTCCGGGATCGCGACGTCGAGCCGGATCGGCATGCCCATGGCCGCGGCGAACAGATCGGCCTTGGTCCCGAAGTAGTGGTGCACCAGAGCACTGTCGACCCCGGCCCTGGTCGCGATCGCGCGGATCGTCGATCCGTCGTAGCCGTGCTCACCGAACTCGTCAACGGCGGCCGAGATGATCCGTTCGCGCGAATCCGTCTCTCCGCGCGGACGCCCGCGCCGCCTCACCGTGGCCATGCCGCTCAGCCTACGCGCCGAGTCGTGCGCCGGACGCGAGAGACTGGAGGGGTGACCATTGCTCCGTTCGACCTGTCGAAGATCGGTCGCGGACTCGCGTTCGCCTCTGCAGTGGATGACCTGAGCGCGGCGCTCGACCGCAGCGCCTCCGTCGTGGTCAGCTCGCCGCCGGGCACAGGCAAGACGACGCTCGTCCCACCGATCATCGCCGGTCGCGTTCGGGGTCGCGTGATCGTGACACAGCCTCGCCGTGTGGCCGCCCGCGCTGCCGCCCGACGCCTCGCGCACCTGGACGGATCGCCCCTCGGCTCCCGTGTCGGGTTCACCGTCCGCGGCGAGCGCCAGGTGCAGTCGTCGGCGATGATCGAGTTCGTCACCGCCGGCGTGCTGCTGCGCCGACTGCTCGATGACCCGGGCCTCGAAGGCATCGGCGCGGTCGTGATCGACGAGGTGCACGAACGCGCGCTGGAGACGGATCTGCTGATCGGTCTGCTGGGCGAGGTGCGCGAGCTGCGCGATGATCTCGTGCTGATCGCGATGTCGGCGACGCTAGACGCCGATCGGTTCGCGACTGTTCTCGGCACGGATGCCGCCCCCACTCCGATCGTGACCCAGACGGTGCCGGCGCACGCGCTCGACGTGCGCTGGGCGCCGAGTCCTTCGCCTCGGCTGGACGAGCGCGGCGTCACCTGGGCCTTCTTCGATCACGTCGCACGCACCGCGGTCGACGCGCATCGCGGTATGGCGCGCAGCATCCCGACCGCAGACGCGCTCGTGTTCGCACCGGGCGCGCGCGAGGTCTCCGAGATCGCGCGCCGCATCCGGGACCTCGCGCCGGAGTTCGATGTACGAGAACTGCACGGCCAGATCCCCGCCGCCGAGCAGGATGCCGTGATCGGCGGCCGCGCAGGTGACGCGGCGCGGATCATCGTCACCACCTCCCTCGCAGAATCGTCGCTCACGGTTCCCGGCGTGCGTCTCGTCGTCGACACCTGCCTGTCCCGGGCCCCGCAGCGGGATGCGGCCCGTGGCATGAGCGGCCTCGTCACCGGTCCGGCATCCCGCGCCTCTGCGACTCAGCGCGCTGGTCGCGCGACGCGCGAAGGACCGGGCGTCGTGGTGCGCTGCGTCGACGAGCGGACATTCGCCGCGGCACCCGCGCGGCCGGCTCCCGAGATCGCCACGACGGATCTCACCGACGCCGCGCTGCTCCTCGCCTGCTGGGGCGCCCCAGGCGGAGCGGGGCTCCGATTGGTCGATCCGCTCCCGAGCGACAGCCTGAACGACGCGACGACCGTGCTGCGCGGTCTGGGCGCGATCGATTCGGACGGACGCGCGACCGATGAGGGGCGACGCCTCGCCCGCATCCCGGTCGACCCCCGCCTCGCTCGCGCGCTCCGTGACGGCAGCACACGGGTCGGTGCACGCGCGGCGGCCGAGGTCGTCGCGCTGATCGGAGGCGAACTCCGTGTCGCCGACGGAGATGTCGCGACTGCTCTCACCGCGCTGCGGAACAGAAGAAGCACCGACGCGCGTCGCTGGGAGCAGGAGGTGCGCCGCCTCATGCAGTTCACCGACGACGGGCGCGCGAGACGCGCAGACGCGGACCTGACCGGACTCGTCATCGCGCTCGCCTTCCCCGAGCGGATCGCCCGCCGCGTCGATCATTCGGCGAACGGGGCGACCTTCCTGCTCGCATCCGGCACCCGCGCGGGATTGACCGGCCCGCTCGCCGGCGCCGAATGGCTGGCGGTGGCCGACGTCGCTCGCGCACAGGGCCGAGCGGCTGCCGGCACTGGAGCGGTCATCCGCTCGGCAGCGGCCATCTCGGAGCACGAAGCGGAACAGGCGGCGACCCATCTGGTCACCGACCGCGTCGAAGCGCAGTTCACGGACGGGCGCGTCGTCGCCCGGCGCGAGCGTCGCATCGGCGCGATCGTCCGGTCGTCCGTCCCCGTTCGGGTTCAGGCCGGCGAGGGTGGCCGGGATGCTGTCCGTCGTGCGCTGGAGAACCAGGGACTCGGGGTGTTCAGCTGGTCGGATTCGGCCGATGCGCTTCGGCGACGTCTCGCGCTGCTGCACCGCGAGATCGGCGTTCCATGGCCGGACGTGTCGGATGCTGCGCTCCTCGGTGCGCTCGATTCCTGGCTCGGTCCGGAGCTGGCGACGCTCGCGACCGGCACTCCGGCCTCTCGCATCGGCTTGACCTCGGCGCTGCGGCGACTGCTGCCGTGGCCCGCGGCCGTCGACCTCGATGCGCTGGTTCCCGAACGGCTCGAGGTACCAAGCGGATCGCGGATCCGCATCACCTACGCACCCATGGACGACCCGTCGGCGCGTCCCGTCGTGGCGGTGAAGCTGCAGGAGTGCTTCGGGTGGGCGGAGACCCCGCGCCTCGTCGGAGGGCGGGTGCCTGTTCTGTTCCACCTGCTCTCCCCCGGCGGACGCCCGCTCGCTGTGACCGACGACCTCGCGTCGTTCTGGGCCGGTCCCTACTCGCAGGTGCGTGCTGAGATGCGCGGCCGGTACCCGAAGCATCCATGGCCCGAGGACCCATGGTCGGCCGTCCCGACCCGGCACACGAAGCGCCGCGCCGCGGAGAACCGGTGACTCAGCACTCGATGACGTTGACCGCGAGACCGCCCTCGCTGGTCTCCTTGTACTTCGTCGACATGTCGGCGCCGGTCTGACGCATCGTCTCGACGACGGCATCCAGCGACACGTAGTGCTGTCCGTCACCGCGCAGCGCGAGTCGCGCCGCTGTGACGGCCGTGGATGCGGCGATCGCGTTGCGCTCGATGCACGGGATCTGCACGAGCCCGCCGATCGGGTCGCAGGTGAGGCCGAGGTGGTGCTCCATGGCGATCTCGGCGGCGTTCTCGATCTGCCGGTTGGTGCCGCCCATCACCGCGGTCAGCCCGCCCGCTGCCATTGCACAGGCGGAGCCGACCTCGGCCTGGCAGCCGCCCTCCGCGCCCGAGATCGACGCATTGGCTTTGAAGAGCGAGCCGAGGGCCGTGGCGGTGAGGAGGAACCGACGGATGCCGCGGCGACGGTTCGCCTCGGCGACGAGGGCCGGGTCGGGCTCGCGACGTTTCGACTCGCCTTCGGCTCGCTCAACGCGTTTCGTCTCGTCGCTGCGCTCCTCGCTCAACGACCCGCGGCGCTCAACGCGTTTCGTCTCGTCGCTGCGCTCCTCGCTCAACGATCCGCGGCGGCTGTCCCCGGCCGAGAAGCTGAGGAGGGCGCTACCGACCAGTTCGCCGTAGGGCGTGACCGCGTTGCCGGAGCCGAGCCCGGAGTCGGCGAGGAACCGCCACCAGTACATCGCGACGGCGGGGAGGATGCCGGCGGCACCGTTCGTCGGCGCGGTGACGACCCTGCCGCCCGCGGCGTTCTCCTCGTTGACCGCGAGCGCGAACGCGCCGAGCCATTCGCCGGGGATCTCGCGTCCGCCTTCGGTTTCAACGCTCTCGAGCTGCTCGCGGATCATTCCCGCGCGACGCTTGACCTTGAGGATGCCTGGGAGCACACCGTCCGCGTGCAGGCCGGCGTCCACGCATCCGGCCATCGCGTCCCAGATGGCGTCGAGGCCTGCGGCGAGCTCTTCTTCCGAGCGCATCGCGAGTTCGTTCTCCCGCGCGACATCGGCGATCGAGAAGCCGTGCTCATCGCAGAGTGCGAGCAGCGAGGCCGCGTCGGTGTAGCCGAACGGCAGGGATCCGGCGGCGACCTGCGCGTCTTCTCCCTCACGCCGGATGAAGCCGCCGCCGACCGAGTAGTACGTCTGTTCAGCGAGAGCGTTCCCGTCGATCCCGAGCGCAGTGAGCGTCATGGCATTCGGATGCCCCGGCAGCCGCGTGCGCGGAGCGAACTGGATGTCGTCCTTCTCGAACGCGACCGCGTGCGTCCCATCGATGAGCAGCGCCGCGCCGGCGGGAAGGTCCGTCCAAGCCGAGCGCACCTCGGCGGGGGTGCAGGTCTCGGGGGCGAGTCCGCGCAGGCCTGCGACGACAGCATCCGGTGTGCCGTGCCCGATGCCGGTCGCTCCGAGAGAGCCGTACAGGGTGCACGTCACCCGTCTCACCTCGCCGAGCGAACCACCAGAGCTCAGGCGTCGGGCGAAGTCCAGCGCCGCGCGCATCGGTCCGACGGTGTGCGAGCTCGACGGCCCCACCCCGATGGAGAAGAAGTCGAAAGCCGAGACGTACGCAGTCACATGTCCAGGCTACGCCCCGCAAGCCGCCCCTCGCCGCGCTCTGCGCCAGACTGATGACATGACCTCCGACGTGCCGCTCTACCGCCGCGTCGCCGACCGGCTCGCACACCGGATCGTCGATGGTGAGTTCCCGATCGGCACGCTGCTGCCTGGCGGCGTGTGGGTCCACCGGTAATGGATCGGTTCCAGCGACCCGCGAAGTTCAGCTCCTCCACGACATCCGTAACGAGGACTTCTGTCACGTCAGCCTCGATCAACTGCTCGAGGTCGTAAACCATGGCCTTGCCGATCAGCGCCTTTCCACATCGGTTGCCAGCGCTCAACTCCACGCCCCCTCTTCCGCGATGCTCGCTGTCGACAAGCCGACGCCTCGGGGGCAGCATCCACCTGCTTGTCGGTGGGACCGGTCGCCGAGACCCCACACATCCCGTTTCCGCAGAATCACGCGGACGAACAGGCAACGACGACCTCAAGCTCCTCTGATTCGCATCAGACGCGCTCGGAAGAGGCGCAGAAACAAAAAGAGTGCCGGGATTCCGGCACTCTTTTCGTTCGCTACTTCAATACTCTGTGCGCCCGAAGGGATGTCGTGTCTCACTCCAGTTGTCCGATTCTCACGGACCTGTCGAGTCGTCTCACTCCGGTTGTCGGATTCTCACTCCAGTTGTCGGGAGAGCGGCGCGCCGCGTAGCGCTGCTCCGAGGCGGGAGTAGCTTGCGGTTTAAGCCGGGAGGTTCCACACGAGCGCTCTGATCGGGTGCGGGATTCTCCGGAAGGGAGAGTTCTCCGTGACCTTGACCCAAGACTGGCTCGCCGCGATCGATGGGACGAACGCACTCGCGGCCACGATCGAGTTTTCTAG from Microbacterium profundi includes the following:
- a CDS encoding L-serine ammonia-lyase, iron-sulfur-dependent, subunit alpha; translation: MTAYVSAFDFFSIGVGPSSSHTVGPMRAALDFARRLSSGGSLGEVRRVTCTLYGSLGATGIGHGTPDAVVAGLRGLAPETCTPAEVRSAWTDLPAGAALLIDGTHAVAFEKDDIQFAPRTRLPGHPNAMTLTALGIDGNALAEQTYYSVGGGFIRREGEDAQVAAGSLPFGYTDAASLLALCDEHGFSIADVARENELAMRSEEELAAGLDAIWDAMAGCVDAGLHADGVLPGILKVKRRAGMIREQLESVETEGGREIPGEWLGAFALAVNEENAAGGRVVTAPTNGAAGILPAVAMYWWRFLADSGLGSGNAVTPYGELVGSALLSFSAGDSRRGSLSEERSDETKRVERRGSLSEERSDETKRVERAEGESKRREPDPALVAEANRRRGIRRFLLTATALGSLFKANASISGAEGGCQAEVGSACAMAAGGLTAVMGGTNRQIENAAEIAMEHHLGLTCDPIGGLVQIPCIERNAIAASTAVTAARLALRGDGQHYVSLDAVVETMRQTGADMSTKYKETSEGGLAVNVIEC